In Thiospirochaeta perfilievii, a single window of DNA contains:
- a CDS encoding UPF0164 family protein, which translates to MKRYIILLTLFFLTNTLFSQDALELYSKIYDIFVDSNEQNDNSGLNSFLTLYIPPGGKYEGMGTAFTGVSDDIGFFNANPSVSSRLNLSEVSFFHNEFIEDVDMETIAFTGRYKDFGYGFQGKWLHIGFTAVNEWAERDNKGIYSEFILKNNISWNLLRGFDFSGISIGLNTNIGYRSVPMVYNNLNVQDQSSFALFFDLGLLTEFNLFKFYSSRSRNFSIGLSFLNIGREFIDGPDPLPSSINIGFAYSLIEPLTISYDLSYKFNLHNYPSKDENGDFSPVVYGFNEGEGFYHGIGFDIRILDIASLHGGFLYKPDTPRLTIGTEINYNKSPGEDVNLEKEYLDSKNEFILAINYSLDLMPETPLNRISVELKINLGDYQRFETREKIQELYVKGLQIYSNGEIEEAIKIWEKCIELDSKFDPAIRMKSLAEQSIELQVKIKEKSSIE; encoded by the coding sequence TTGAAGCGATATATTATATTATTAACCCTATTTTTCTTAACAAACACCCTTTTTTCCCAGGATGCCCTAGAGCTATACTCTAAGATTTACGATATTTTTGTAGACTCAAATGAGCAGAATGACAATAGTGGTTTAAACTCATTTCTTACTCTATATATTCCTCCAGGTGGCAAGTATGAAGGCATGGGTACAGCTTTTACTGGGGTATCAGACGATATAGGCTTTTTTAATGCAAATCCCTCTGTTAGTTCTAGATTAAACCTCTCTGAAGTATCATTTTTCCATAATGAGTTTATAGAAGATGTTGATATGGAGACTATTGCCTTTACAGGAAGATATAAAGATTTTGGTTATGGCTTTCAAGGAAAGTGGTTACATATAGGTTTTACAGCTGTAAATGAGTGGGCAGAGAGGGATAATAAGGGTATATATTCTGAATTTATATTAAAAAATAATATCTCTTGGAATCTACTTAGAGGTTTTGATTTTTCAGGTATTTCCATTGGATTAAATACAAATATTGGTTATAGAAGTGTGCCTATGGTATACAACAATCTTAATGTTCAGGATCAATCATCCTTTGCACTATTTTTTGATTTAGGATTATTAACAGAGTTCAATTTATTTAAATTTTACTCCTCAAGAAGTAGGAATTTTTCAATAGGCCTATCATTTTTAAATATTGGAAGAGAGTTTATAGATGGACCAGACCCACTTCCATCATCTATAAATATTGGATTTGCCTACTCCCTTATTGAACCATTAACAATATCCTATGATCTTTCTTATAAGTTTAATTTACATAACTATCCATCAAAAGATGAGAATGGAGACTTCTCCCCGGTAGTCTACGGTTTTAATGAAGGAGAGGGATTCTACCATGGGATAGGTTTTGATATTAGGATATTAGATATAGCCTCACTACATGGAGGTTTTTTATATAAACCAGATACACCAAGATTAACAATTGGTACAGAGATAAATTACAATAAATCTCCAGGGGAAGATGTTAATTTAGAGAAGGAGTATTTAGACTCTAAAAATGAGTTTATATTGGCAATTAACTACTCCCTAGACCTTATGCCAGAGACCCCTTTAAATAGAATAAGTGTTGAGTTAAAAATTAATTTAGGTGATTATCAAAGATTTGAAACAAGGGAGAAAATCCAAGAGTTATATGTTAAGGGCCTTCAAATTTATTCTAATGGTGAAATTGAAGAGGCTATAAAGATCTGGGAGAAGTGTATTGAATTAGATAGTAAATTTGATCCTGCTATTAGAATGAAAAGTTTAGCAGAACAGTCTATAGAATTACAGGTTAAAATAAAAGAGAAGAGTTCAATAGAGTAA
- a CDS encoding ankyrin repeat domain-containing protein translates to MNSIILYPENDRYVLKRIFKIFNSRGLKIDATKIDVDWSINQLAALYSVLDSYSHIFVILSKENFDNRWLTGMLGYISGSNKGHYFYLTEGIDSADTLLKMYNFGHGYESVEIYADYEYKSFSSIQRKESARKHLIDTGFALSNDAMGESISSGQLEIVKKYIDAGFSSSSRNSKGVPMLCLAVRTNHLDIVQYLIEIGADINAISEDRHNTPIMDAASVGDLESIKILVAQGADLETQSKNGQTALILAVGHGDVEVSNYLLSAGANYEVKDFLGMSGKSYATLFNKSEILVNMQ, encoded by the coding sequence TTGAATAGTATAATTTTGTATCCTGAGAATGATAGATATGTTCTTAAGAGAATATTTAAGATATTTAACTCTAGGGGGCTAAAGATTGATGCTACAAAGATAGATGTAGATTGGAGTATAAATCAATTAGCAGCACTATATAGTGTTTTAGACTCATATTCCCATATCTTTGTAATTCTCTCTAAAGAAAATTTTGATAATAGATGGTTAACTGGAATGTTAGGATACATATCAGGGTCAAATAAAGGACACTACTTCTACTTAACAGAGGGAATAGATTCTGCTGATACCCTATTAAAAATGTATAATTTTGGACATGGATATGAAAGTGTTGAAATTTATGCTGATTATGAATATAAGAGTTTTAGCTCTATTCAACGTAAAGAGAGTGCTAGAAAACACTTAATAGATACTGGTTTTGCCCTAAGTAATGACGCTATGGGGGAATCAATCTCTTCAGGTCAACTAGAGATAGTAAAAAAATATATTGATGCAGGCTTCTCTAGTTCATCACGGAACTCTAAAGGTGTTCCTATGCTCTGCTTAGCTGTTAGAACAAACCATTTAGATATTGTTCAATATCTAATAGAGATAGGTGCAGATATTAACGCTATAAGTGAAGATAGGCACAATACTCCAATAATGGATGCAGCATCTGTTGGTGACTTAGAATCGATAAAGATTTTAGTTGCCCAAGGGGCTGATCTAGAAACCCAGAGTAAAAATGGTCAGACTGCTTTAATTTTAGCTGTAGGACATGGTGATGTGGAAGTCTCTAACTACCTATTAAGTGCAGGGGCAAATTACGAAGTTAAGGATTTTCTTGGAATGTCTGGTAAATCCTACGCTACACTTTTTAATAAGAGTGAAATTTTAGTAAATATGCAGTAG
- a CDS encoding 8-oxo-dGTP diphosphatase yields the protein MKKYDKRTFEKHAVVSYIFNKDQVLLIKKKRGLGAGKINVPGGHIEDGESAYCAAIRETIEEVSLVTDELKLMGYLFFKFTDGLTMKGYVYRTDNFQGEPKESDEAVPFWMDIEQIPYDRMWADDIIWLPQMINGRYFRGYFEFDGDIMIKREVEFYDSLSEFNP from the coding sequence ATGAAAAAATATGATAAAAGAACTTTTGAGAAACATGCTGTAGTATCGTATATATTTAATAAGGATCAGGTTTTATTAATTAAAAAAAAGCGAGGTTTAGGCGCAGGAAAAATTAATGTCCCTGGGGGGCATATAGAAGATGGAGAGAGTGCCTATTGTGCGGCTATTAGAGAGACTATAGAAGAGGTATCTTTAGTAACTGATGAGCTTAAACTAATGGGTTACCTGTTTTTCAAGTTTACAGATGGATTGACTATGAAGGGGTATGTTTACAGAACAGATAATTTTCAAGGTGAACCTAAAGAGAGTGATGAGGCGGTACCATTTTGGATGGATATAGAACAAATCCCCTATGACAGGATGTGGGCTGATGATATTATTTGGTTACCACAGATGATAAATGGTAGATATTTTCGAGGTTATTTTGAATTTGATGGGGATATAATGATAAAAAGAGAGGTTGAGTTTTACGACAGTCTAAGTGAGTTTAATCCATAG
- the carB gene encoding carbamoyl-phosphate synthase large subunit has protein sequence MPARTEIKKILVIGSGPIVIGQACEFDYSGTQAVTALKEEGYNVILVNPNPATVMTSPGIADAIYVEPLRAEYVEAIIKKERPDAILSTMGGQTALNLTLDLNDKGILKKYGVEIIGAGIESIQKAEDRGEFKKVVEKVGLDSPYSIVATSVKEAVEFQKEIGFPLVIRPSYTLGGMGGNIAFSIEELERIMTRAIAESPVGSALVEESLIGWKEYEMEVMRDKNDNAIIVCSIENIDPMGVHTGDSITIAPAQTLSDKEYQRMRTGSIDILREVGVDCGGSNVQFATKPDSDRMIVIEMNPRVSRSSALASKATGFPIAKCSAKLAVGYTLDEVLNEITGVTASCFEPALDYCAVKVPRFEMEKFPTAYSALGTQMKSVGESLALGRTALEAVNKAIRAAEFGFDGLVEMEGLTDPEIQTILRSAHPRRIFAIYTVLKQKGPDAVTELNKITGYDRWFLFMMCQLLDLENRIEAEELTFDLLEEAKKAGLSDERIAFLSKKTKIEVEKSRIESGIVPSYHFVDTCAGEFTAKTPFFYSTYGEINEGGQLSDNSVMILASGPNRIGQGLEFDTCCTMSTLSYKEKGRKTIIVNSNPETVSTDFKISDRLYMEPLTPEYVKSIMDKEGVKDIVVQLGGQTPLNMAKELEAHGANILGTNVKGIFDTEDRGLFAALVRKLGLRQPENRMAGNFDLVKKYAKEIGYPVLLRPSFVIGGRSMFIAYSDEQLEEFINKGIEISEEKPVLVDQFLEDAFEYDLDAVSDGESVYVGGIMQHIEAAGIHSGDSACVFPPYKANPKIEQEMVDAAVKIAQEIGVKGFLNIQFAAKNDVLYLIEVNPRASRTVPFLSKASSINLVDAAVSVWQGISLKEQGLVGDSGVAIGKCTCGWAVKEAVFSFDRFDMIDPVLGPEMKSTGEAIGTGDSFGEAFSKAQASVGATLPTSGTVFISVNDKDKESILPVAKKLDDLGFNIAATKGTANFLYQNGILAEVIQKLRQGHPHAVDYLASGKISLLINTPMGSESEIDDAYIRTEAVKLKVPYTTTISAAEAAVAGIEHLINNEIVVRPLPSMNVEIKL, from the coding sequence ATGCCAGCACGAACAGAAATAAAGAAAATATTAGTTATAGGATCAGGACCAATTGTTATAGGTCAAGCTTGTGAGTTTGACTACTCAGGAACTCAAGCTGTTACAGCTTTAAAGGAGGAGGGGTATAATGTAATTTTAGTTAACCCTAATCCTGCAACAGTTATGACATCCCCAGGAATTGCAGACGCAATATACGTAGAGCCACTAAGAGCAGAGTATGTAGAAGCAATTATTAAAAAAGAGAGGCCAGATGCAATTTTATCAACTATGGGTGGACAGACTGCTTTAAACCTAACTTTAGACTTAAATGATAAGGGAATCCTTAAAAAGTATGGTGTAGAGATTATTGGAGCAGGAATAGAATCAATTCAAAAGGCTGAAGATCGTGGTGAGTTTAAAAAAGTTGTAGAGAAGGTTGGTTTAGACTCCCCATACTCTATAGTTGCTACATCAGTTAAAGAGGCTGTAGAGTTTCAAAAAGAGATCGGTTTTCCTTTAGTTATTAGACCATCATATACCCTAGGTGGTATGGGTGGAAATATCGCTTTTTCCATAGAAGAGTTAGAAAGAATTATGACTAGGGCAATAGCAGAATCCCCTGTTGGGTCAGCTTTAGTAGAGGAGTCTCTAATAGGGTGGAAAGAGTATGAGATGGAAGTTATGCGGGATAAAAATGATAACGCTATAATTGTCTGCTCCATTGAAAATATAGATCCTATGGGAGTTCACACAGGGGATAGTATAACTATAGCTCCAGCTCAAACCCTATCCGATAAAGAGTACCAGAGAATGAGAACTGGTTCCATCGATATATTACGGGAAGTTGGTGTTGACTGTGGTGGTTCAAATGTACAATTTGCAACTAAACCAGACTCAGATAGAATGATTGTAATAGAGATGAATCCAAGGGTTTCAAGATCCTCAGCCCTAGCTTCTAAGGCTACAGGGTTCCCTATAGCTAAATGTTCAGCAAAACTTGCTGTAGGTTACACATTAGATGAAGTATTAAATGAGATTACCGGTGTTACAGCATCCTGTTTTGAACCTGCATTAGACTACTGTGCTGTAAAAGTACCAAGGTTTGAAATGGAGAAATTCCCAACAGCATACTCGGCACTTGGAACTCAAATGAAGAGTGTTGGAGAGTCTCTAGCCCTGGGTAGAACAGCATTAGAGGCTGTTAATAAGGCTATACGAGCAGCAGAGTTTGGTTTTGATGGTCTAGTAGAGATGGAGGGGTTAACTGATCCTGAAATACAGACAATCCTAAGATCTGCCCATCCAAGAAGAATCTTTGCAATATACACCGTATTAAAACAAAAGGGCCCTGACGCTGTAACAGAATTAAATAAAATTACAGGTTATGATAGATGGTTCCTATTTATGATGTGCCAACTATTAGATCTTGAGAATAGAATTGAAGCTGAAGAGTTAACCTTTGATCTTTTAGAGGAGGCTAAGAAAGCTGGTTTGTCCGATGAGAGAATTGCATTCTTATCTAAAAAAACAAAGATAGAGGTTGAAAAATCAAGAATAGAGAGTGGAATTGTTCCTAGTTACCACTTTGTAGATACCTGTGCTGGAGAGTTCACAGCTAAAACACCATTTTTCTACTCAACCTATGGAGAGATCAATGAGGGGGGGCAACTATCTGATAACTCAGTTATGATTTTAGCCTCTGGACCAAATAGGATTGGTCAAGGTTTAGAGTTTGATACTTGTTGTACAATGAGTACTCTCTCTTATAAAGAGAAGGGTAGAAAAACAATTATTGTAAACTCTAACCCAGAGACTGTTTCTACAGATTTTAAAATATCAGATAGACTATATATGGAACCACTAACACCAGAGTATGTTAAATCTATAATGGATAAAGAGGGAGTTAAGGATATAGTTGTACAACTAGGGGGGCAAACTCCTCTAAATATGGCTAAGGAGTTAGAGGCCCACGGTGCCAATATACTAGGAACTAACGTTAAGGGTATATTTGATACAGAGGATAGAGGGTTATTTGCAGCTTTAGTTAGAAAATTAGGATTAAGACAACCAGAGAATAGAATGGCTGGAAACTTCGATCTTGTTAAGAAGTACGCTAAAGAGATCGGATATCCTGTACTTTTAAGACCATCATTTGTTATTGGTGGAAGAAGTATGTTTATAGCCTACTCAGATGAGCAATTAGAAGAGTTTATCAATAAGGGTATTGAAATATCAGAAGAGAAACCTGTTTTAGTTGACCAGTTCCTAGAAGATGCCTTTGAGTACGATCTAGATGCTGTATCCGACGGAGAGAGTGTATATGTTGGTGGAATTATGCAGCATATTGAAGCAGCAGGTATTCACTCTGGAGACTCAGCTTGTGTATTCCCTCCATATAAGGCTAATCCAAAAATAGAACAGGAGATGGTTGATGCAGCTGTAAAAATAGCCCAAGAGATTGGTGTTAAAGGATTCTTAAACATTCAATTTGCTGCTAAAAATGATGTTTTATACCTCATAGAGGTTAACCCTAGGGCGAGTAGAACAGTTCCGTTCCTATCTAAGGCTTCTAGTATTAACTTAGTTGATGCTGCTGTAAGTGTTTGGCAGGGTATTAGCTTAAAAGAGCAGGGGTTAGTAGGTGACTCTGGTGTAGCTATTGGTAAGTGTACTTGTGGTTGGGCTGTAAAAGAGGCTGTATTCTCTTTTGACCGATTCGATATGATAGACCCTGTATTAGGCCCAGAGATGAAATCAACAGGGGAAGCTATTGGAACAGGTGATAGTTTTGGGGAAGCATTTAGTAAAGCCCAAGCATCTGTTGGTGCTACACTGCCAACATCAGGTACAGTTTTTATCTCTGTAAACGATAAGGATAAAGAGTCAATTCTTCCAGTTGCTAAAAAACTTGATGATTTAGGTTTTAACATAGCTGCAACTAAGGGTACAGCTAACTTTTTATATCAAAATGGTATTTTAGCTGAGGTAATTCAGAAATTAAGACAGGGACATCCCCACGCTGTTGATTATTTAGCGAGTGGAAAGATCTCCCTTCTAATAAATACTCCTATGGGTAGTGAGTCTGAAATTGATGATGCATACATTAGAACAGAGGCTGTTAAATTAAAAGTACCATATACAACTACAATTAGTGCTGCTGAAGCTGCTGTAGCCGGGATTGAACACCTTATTAACAATGAAATTGTTGTAAGGCCACTCCCTTCTATGAATGTGGAAATTAAACTATAA
- the carA gene encoding glutamine-hydrolyzing carbamoyl-phosphate synthase small subunit produces MLSICFLVLKDGTVLKGKSFGAKTPLSTELIPGEISSAAGEVVFNTGMTGYHEILTDPSYTGQLVLMTYPHLGNYGCLDEWSEIGPEDSSCRPGVKPSGFIARSYYEGPIGPGRESLSDFLKVNNRFGITDLDTRALTLKLRDEGSLNGVIVTPENGSKLSDNEIKNILAYLDQFPDMAGRNLVEEVGTDKVVIENPKGKKHVVLYDCGVKANIVREFVKRDCKVTIVPSSTTSKEILSFNPDLVMLSNGPGDPAMLTNQIETVKDLIGKVQLTGICLGHQIVSLALGAKTFKMKFGHHGCNHPVRDEFTKKVFVTSQNHGFAVDGDTLPSGVDVWLVNANDNSIEGIVNRELNIQSCQFHPEAAPGPEDSAWIFDAFIKGLK; encoded by the coding sequence ATGTTAAGTATATGCTTTCTCGTTCTAAAAGACGGTACAGTGTTAAAAGGAAAGAGTTTTGGTGCCAAAACACCACTTTCTACAGAATTAATCCCAGGTGAGATATCTTCAGCAGCTGGTGAAGTAGTATTTAATACAGGGATGACAGGGTATCATGAAATATTAACTGACCCTTCATATACTGGACAGTTAGTTTTAATGACCTACCCACACCTAGGTAATTATGGGTGTTTAGACGAGTGGTCAGAAATAGGTCCAGAGGATAGCAGCTGTAGACCTGGGGTTAAGCCTAGTGGATTTATAGCAAGAAGCTATTATGAGGGCCCAATAGGTCCAGGAAGAGAGTCTCTCTCTGACTTTCTAAAGGTCAACAATAGGTTTGGTATCACAGATTTAGATACTAGGGCATTAACACTTAAACTAAGGGATGAAGGTAGTTTAAATGGTGTAATAGTTACACCTGAAAATGGGTCTAAACTTAGTGATAATGAGATTAAAAATATTTTAGCCTACTTAGATCAGTTTCCAGATATGGCTGGTCGGAATTTAGTTGAAGAGGTAGGAACAGATAAAGTTGTTATAGAGAATCCAAAGGGTAAAAAACATGTAGTCTTATATGACTGTGGTGTAAAAGCTAATATAGTTAGAGAGTTTGTAAAACGAGACTGTAAGGTTACAATTGTACCATCCTCTACAACTTCTAAAGAGATTTTATCATTTAATCCAGACTTAGTAATGTTATCAAACGGTCCTGGAGACCCGGCAATGTTAACTAACCAGATAGAAACTGTTAAGGATTTAATTGGTAAAGTGCAGTTAACAGGAATCTGTTTAGGTCATCAAATTGTATCTTTAGCACTAGGTGCTAAAACATTTAAAATGAAGTTTGGACACCATGGATGTAACCATCCTGTAAGGGATGAGTTTACAAAAAAAGTTTTTGTAACATCACAAAATCACGGTTTTGCAGTGGATGGTGATACTCTACCAAGTGGTGTAGATGTATGGCTAGTTAATGCAAATGATAATTCAATAGAAGGAATTGTAAATAGAGAGTTAAATATTCAGTCTTGTCAATTCCACCCAGAAGCAGCACCTGGTCCAGAGGACTCAGCGTGGATTTTTGATGCGTTTATTAAGGGGTTAAAATAA
- a CDS encoding adenine phosphoribosyltransferase codes for MSYDLDSAVKKVPNFPKEGILFYDITGILMNPEAFSYVIEKMVELYKDKNFSSVACVESRGFIFGAPLAKELGLPIVLVRKAGKLPGDLYNRSYKLEYGEAVIEVQKSDINKGDKVLLVDDLLATGGTLQAAAHMFHEAGADVTDIFSVIGLPFLNFKEKFKGIEVTTLIDYHNEKIN; via the coding sequence ATGAGTTACGATTTAGATTCTGCAGTCAAGAAAGTTCCGAACTTTCCTAAAGAAGGTATACTGTTTTACGATATAACAGGGATTCTTATGAACCCTGAAGCATTTAGTTATGTAATTGAAAAAATGGTAGAGCTTTATAAGGATAAGAACTTCTCTTCAGTTGCCTGTGTAGAGTCCAGAGGTTTTATTTTTGGAGCTCCTCTAGCTAAGGAGTTAGGTTTACCTATAGTTTTAGTAAGAAAAGCCGGGAAGCTTCCTGGAGATCTATATAATAGATCTTATAAGCTTGAGTATGGGGAAGCTGTTATAGAAGTACAGAAGTCTGATATTAATAAGGGTGATAAGGTTTTATTAGTAGATGATTTGTTAGCTACGGGGGGAACCCTGCAAGCCGCAGCCCATATGTTCCATGAGGCCGGTGCTGATGTTACGGATATTTTTTCTGTAATAGGTTTACCGTTTCTAAATTTTAAAGAAAAATTTAAGGGGATTGAAGTTACCACTTTGATCGATTATCATAACGAAAAAATTAATTAA
- the tsaD gene encoding tRNA (adenosine(37)-N6)-threonylcarbamoyltransferase complex transferase subunit TsaD — protein sequence MLVLGIESSCDECAASVIKDGKIILSNVIATQIEDHKIYMGVVPEIASRIHTQWISGVVKESLEIAGIEATELDGIAVANRPGLSGSLLVGVSFAKGLAYSLGIPIIGVDHVKAHLYAPHLEYDIEYPYIGLLVSGGHTVIAKVTGFDQMEIMGSTIDDACGEAFDKVAKFYNFGYPGGKIIDDLAKKGDPKAFNFPRSSLHKGDHKYDVSYSGLKTAVINQIDQFWDGVSEKSPENIAASFQHIAIDVLIKRVQKAIKDTGIKRVVAGGGVTANSYLRERLLELRGVNSYFPSLSLCTDNGAMIASYGSEFLKRGISDDLSLTAISRVMAFRRGYP from the coding sequence GTGCTAGTTTTAGGAATAGAGAGCTCCTGTGATGAGTGTGCTGCATCTGTAATTAAAGATGGAAAAATAATATTAAGCAACGTTATTGCAACACAAATCGAAGATCATAAAATATATATGGGAGTTGTTCCTGAAATAGCTTCAAGAATCCACACACAGTGGATATCTGGAGTAGTTAAAGAGTCTTTAGAAATTGCAGGAATAGAAGCTACAGAGTTAGATGGAATTGCTGTTGCAAATAGACCAGGATTATCAGGCTCTCTTTTAGTTGGTGTTTCCTTTGCAAAGGGGTTAGCTTACTCCCTTGGTATTCCAATTATTGGGGTTGATCATGTAAAAGCCCACCTCTATGCCCCCCATTTAGAGTATGATATTGAGTATCCATATATAGGTCTATTAGTTTCAGGTGGACATACAGTTATTGCGAAAGTTACAGGTTTTGATCAGATGGAGATAATGGGATCTACTATCGATGATGCCTGTGGGGAAGCCTTTGATAAAGTCGCTAAATTTTACAATTTTGGATATCCAGGTGGAAAAATAATTGATGACTTGGCAAAAAAAGGAGATCCAAAGGCTTTTAATTTCCCAAGATCAAGTCTACACAAGGGTGATCATAAATATGATGTATCCTATTCAGGTTTAAAAACTGCTGTTATTAATCAAATAGATCAGTTTTGGGATGGAGTAAGCGAAAAGTCACCAGAGAATATTGCGGCTAGTTTTCAGCATATAGCTATAGATGTCTTAATTAAACGTGTACAAAAGGCGATTAAAGATACAGGTATTAAACGTGTTGTAGCTGGAGGTGGAGTTACTGCAAATAGCTACTTAAGGGAGAGGCTTTTAGAATTAAGAGGTGTGAACTCATATTTTCCATCCCTATCCCTCTGTACAGACAACGGTGCTATGATAGCTTCTTATGGAAGTGAATTTTTAAAAAGAGGTATTAGTGATGACCTCTCTTTAACAGCAATTTCAAGAGTTATGGCTTTTCGACGGGGTTACCCTTGA
- a CDS encoding rod-binding protein, producing MNNLNLDPNQIVGNSKAVNLQKSITNSKDDQKLKESCKEFEAMFIKQMLSSMKKTVNKSGLIKENMGEKIFDDMLSDEYSKSMAQTSSFGIADMMYKQLAVQKYQ from the coding sequence ATGAATAATTTAAATTTAGATCCAAACCAAATAGTGGGAAACAGTAAGGCTGTTAACTTACAAAAGTCTATTACTAACTCTAAGGATGACCAAAAGTTAAAAGAGAGTTGTAAAGAGTTTGAAGCTATGTTTATTAAGCAGATGTTAAGCTCTATGAAAAAAACAGTTAACAAATCAGGGCTAATTAAAGAGAATATGGGTGAAAAAATATTTGATGACATGCTAAGTGATGAGTATTCAAAAAGCATGGCTCAAACATCAAGTTTTGGAATAGCTGATATGATGTATAAACAATTAGCTGTTCAGAAATATCAATAA
- a CDS encoding BTB/POZ domain-containing protein, which produces METSRVYTKNIGKVYKKNYDKDLSSFKNEFEPIFIECCKVLPADISSEIFARFVTYSDREFKDALYNLTNLLELFEENYDVENDPFTKEEWEYIKLVINDSTDEFGLDLVKYMMQVMLDLGLI; this is translated from the coding sequence ATGGAGACATCTAGAGTTTACACTAAAAATATTGGTAAAGTGTATAAAAAAAATTATGATAAGGACTTATCCTCATTTAAAAATGAGTTTGAACCTATTTTCATAGAGTGTTGTAAGGTTCTTCCTGCGGATATTTCCAGTGAGATATTTGCTAGATTTGTTACATATTCAGATAGAGAGTTTAAAGATGCTCTATATAATCTAACTAATCTGCTTGAGTTATTTGAAGAGAATTATGATGTAGAAAATGATCCATTTACTAAAGAAGAGTGGGAATATATTAAATTAGTAATAAATGATAGTACCGATGAATTTGGGCTTGATCTAGTTAAATATATGATGCAGGTTATGCTAGATTTAGGTCTAATCTAG
- a CDS encoding OmpH family outer membrane protein — protein sequence MKNRVFITILILISFNISANDITKVGIVNVNEVYTRFIKESADVRKFDELKRSIQEEISKRKIEIDQIDKELIEARDDDNQELVVELESELQIKKINLQEYTKYKNRDLNARISSDATKSDFADKLQEAIQSVGLKNGYSVIFQKTDPNLLWFQPDVEITELVIQELMN from the coding sequence ATGAAAAATAGAGTTTTTATTACAATTTTAATTTTAATCTCTTTTAATATTAGTGCAAATGACATTACAAAGGTAGGTATTGTTAATGTTAATGAGGTTTATACAAGATTTATAAAAGAGTCCGCTGATGTTAGAAAATTCGATGAGCTTAAAAGATCTATTCAAGAAGAGATATCAAAAAGAAAAATTGAGATCGATCAAATAGATAAAGAGTTAATTGAAGCAAGGGATGATGATAATCAAGAGTTAGTAGTAGAACTTGAGAGTGAGCTACAGATAAAAAAGATAAACTTACAAGAGTACACTAAGTATAAAAATCGGGATTTAAATGCTAGGATATCTTCTGATGCTACTAAGTCAGATTTTGCAGATAAGTTACAAGAGGCGATACAATCAGTAGGCCTTAAAAATGGTTACTCAGTTATTTTTCAGAAGACTGATCCAAATCTATTATGGTTCCAACCAGATGTAGAAATTACTGAGCTTGTTATTCAGGAACTGATGAACTAG